A single genomic interval of Treponema sp. J25 harbors:
- a CDS encoding Arc family DNA-binding protein produces the protein MAEKDDKKKQIILRISPALWEELAAWAEDEFRSINGQIEYLLTECVRQRRKKNFPRLPEKDEISQGEQQKSETEEP, from the coding sequence ATGGCAGAAAAGGACGACAAAAAGAAACAGATTATCCTCCGTATCTCCCCTGCCCTGTGGGAAGAACTGGCCGCCTGGGCAGAAGACGAGTTTCGTTCTATTAACGGACAAATAGAATATCTTCTTACCGAATGCGTCCGGCAGCGACGGAAAAAGAACTTCCCCCGGCTCCCAGAAAAGGATGAAATTTCTCAAGGGGAACAACAAAAGAGCGAAACAGAGGAACCTTAG
- a CDS encoding ABC transporter ATP-binding protein, with the protein MTIVELENVRKVYPLGKVEVEAVKGVSFKIEKGDFISIAGPSGSGKSTILNMIGLIDTPTAGEVYIEGKPVSGLKDRELTRLRHDTIGFIFQSFNLIPVLNVYENIEFPLLLGKQSMSKNEKKEWIDFLIKEVGLEQWRHHKSNELSGGQRQRVAIARALVCKPAIVLADEPTANLDSATGEQIIELMKKINRELQTTFIFSTHDQKIVEIADHVIRLRDGMVIENYRKNGEKELVSASQPSEASKVNKGKEEALGSPTSQGMGR; encoded by the coding sequence ATGACCATCGTAGAACTAGAAAACGTGCGGAAGGTCTACCCCCTGGGGAAAGTGGAGGTAGAAGCGGTAAAAGGGGTCAGTTTTAAGATTGAAAAGGGAGACTTTATCTCCATTGCCGGTCCAAGCGGTTCAGGAAAGAGCACCATCCTGAATATGATCGGGCTTATCGACACACCCACGGCGGGAGAAGTATACATCGAAGGGAAACCCGTATCGGGCCTTAAGGACCGGGAACTAACCCGACTTCGCCACGATACGATTGGGTTTATTTTTCAGTCCTTCAATTTAATCCCCGTATTGAACGTGTATGAAAACATCGAATTTCCCCTCCTTTTAGGCAAGCAAAGCATGTCAAAAAACGAAAAAAAAGAATGGATCGATTTCCTTATCAAAGAAGTGGGGCTCGAACAATGGCGGCACCACAAATCCAACGAATTATCCGGTGGACAACGGCAGCGGGTAGCCATTGCCCGGGCCCTGGTCTGTAAACCCGCCATCGTCCTGGCCGATGAGCCAACGGCGAATTTGGATTCCGCCACGGGCGAACAGATCATCGAACTGATGAAAAAAATAAACCGGGAATTGCAAACTACCTTTATTTTTTCCACCCATGATCAAAAAATTGTGGAAATCGCCGATCACGTGATTCGACTACGGGATGGGATGGTAATAGAAAACTACCGAAAAAATGGAGAAAAAGAATTGGTCTCCGCTTCGCAGCCCAGCGAAGCCTCGAAGGTGAATAAAGGTAAAGAGGAGGCGCTGGGTTCCCCTACGAGTCAGGGGATGGGGAGGTAA